A stretch of DNA from Candidatus Zixiibacteriota bacterium:
TAAGCCGCTCCCCAAACATATCTTTGAGAGCGGTCCATTTATCAATCGAATTATCAGTCATCCTTTTTAGTTACGGAAGGAGAGGATGTCGAAGCGGTATTGGACGGTTTAACCACCGGCCCCTTTTCTTTTTCAGAAGCTTTCTTATATGATTCGGAGCGGTAATCGGTCGAGTAGAAACCGGCTCCTTTGAGAAGAAAGCCAGCGCCGCCGGTGATAATTCTTTCCGTATAACCTCCGCATTCCGGACAAACCGTCACGGGATCATCCGTAATCGCCTGGAACTCTTCGAATTCATGTCCGCATTCGGTGCATTTGTATTGGTATGTCGGCATTGTCAATTTACCCCCAAAAAATATAAAATCACCAATCAGATAATTAAACAGGTAAAATCGAAAAAAGTTCGCCGGGTTATCATCCGTAACGCCAGCCACGGTCACGAACCAACCTGGAATTGGGTTTCCAATCGGTTAGCTTGCCTTCGGGTTTTTGGGCCGGAGGCGGCGTGGCGGTTTTCTTAACCGGTGACATATAGACTTTGGTCTCTTTTTCCGGGGCAATCCGATATGATTCCTCGGCGGCACTGATAATTTCGGGCAGTAATCCTTCCTCGGCGACCTTTTCGGTAAATTTCCGCCGCCCATCGGTCAGATCACGAAGATAATCGTTGATTTGATCCTGAGAATAATAATGCTCGGGATTGAATTTGCTCAGGTCGACGCCCTCGGCCGAGTTGATGACCTCAGTACCGAAAAGGCTCTCGCGGTATTTATTGGTTCCCCGCAGATCGCCGCGCTGAATAGCGGCCATTGTATCGATGGGCACCCGTTCCGTCTTGCGGACCATCTTTTTGCCGCCATCGGGCTGTATTTCAATTATTTCTCCCATGCCCCCGGTGTTATACTGGTAAAAAGCAACTTTGTCAGGATAATTGGAGGCCAGTTCCATTATGATCTTATAAAACATATTGACCTTCTGGGCCCGGGAACCGACAATAAAGGGATCGGTGCCCACAGTGCGAACCGACTCACCGGCTTTGGCCGGATTGGAGGCATAACTATGACTGGATTCACCCCACAGGTAAGCCAAAGCGGCCTGGATTGGTGACAGCCGTTGGGCGAAGGTCATAATGGTGTTCCGCCGGGTAATAAAGGCAAAAACCAATCCATCCAATTCCTCAATCGGCGGCAGATTTAATGATGGATACCAGATATCTTTCAAGGCAAAGGGCCAGTGACCGCGTTTTATCTTTAGTTGTTTGCGCATGATGACGGCCCGACCGTTACCGCACAGGTTTTCATCGAGGAAATCGGGTTTGCCGTCGGCGTCGATCATGACGTTTTCGTACAGGGCGCTTTTATGCACCAGAGCGTTATACATTGATTCCTGCAGTCTGGCATCGACATCGGTCTTAACAAAATAATTGAACTCAGAACCGTAGGCCGAACCATCATTTTTCAAAAAGCAGATATCATCCTGGCAAACCAGGGTTCGTTCCCCTTTTGACCAATCGAGCCCGAGCTGATGACAGGACCAGGTGCTTTTTCCCGTGGCCGAAAGGCCGAACAGAAAGACACCGTATCTTTTTAATTTGCCGCTTTTGGCATCACGAATAATAACTACCTTAGTACCGGCATGGAGACCGAGCATTCCCAGGGCACCGGCGGCATGCATCCCATTCCGCAGAAAGCCTTTTTTGTCCTCGCCCATGTAGTCGGAACCGAGGACAAGGGTAATATTATGATCGGGCAGCATCAGGACCTGCTGGCGGATCTGGTGTTCCTCGGGGATATGAATAAGGGTGAACTCCGGACCCGGGGTTTTAGTCACCGGCCCCATAGTATGTCCCCACATATAGGCCAGACGGTAATTTTTCAGGTCCGCGGTTGATATATAGAGGTTGCATTTGGGATTATATTCGGAATTGGAGCCCATCTGCCGCCGCAGGCGGACAATAGGCAGTGTTTCCACCAGGTGCAGCACTTTATCCAGTTCCTCGGGAGCCTTGGCGATGATTTTCTTTTTATTATCCGAGAGATGGTATTCGCAGACGCCTTCTGAACCGAGGTAAACCGTTTTTTCTGCAATTCGGCTGGAAACCGAGGAACGCCACCCCCAGGAGCCAAACCTTGTTTGAGTGCCGGTTTGACAAGCGGGATCACGCAGGTCATCCAGTCGGGTATCCTGAATATTGGATCCGGGATTGTCCAGACGGCGTTTCAAATCCCGGGCGAACCGAGCATATAATCCGACATCGTAAATCGAATCAGACATGGTTATAAACCCTTCGCCAAAATTTCATCATTGTCGAAAAAGAATGCCACCTCGGTTTTGGCCGTGGCCTCGCTGTCGGATCCATGGACGACATTCTTTTCCACCGAGGTGCCGAATTCACGGCGGATGGTATTATATTTGGCCCGAGCCGGATCAGTGGCGCCCATTAGTTCCCGCCATTTTTCAATAGCGCCATGCCCGCCGATAACCATAACCACAATCGGGCCCGAGGTCATGAATTCCACCAGTGATTTATAAAAGGGCTTACCCTCGTGGACGGCGTAGAATTTCTCGGCCTGATCCCCGGCCAGTTTGAGGACTTTCAATCCTCGAATAATCAGACCGGAATTTTCTATTCGCTCGATTACTTTTCCGATTAACTTACGGCGGACTCCGTCCGGTTTGATGATACCCAGTGTATTGGCCATCTCCTGATCTCCTCTATATCAACTCCCGGAGACGACCTTTAAGCGTTTCCGGAGGTATTGCGGCAATATTTACTTTATAGGCATTGGTCACCCGGAACAACTGATGGAAATTGCGACGTTGCAGATCTTCATAATCGACCGATGATCCGAGAATATACGGATTGAAGAACGGCTGCATTTTGAAAGGAGTCATTCCTGCCCCTGACGGAGTTCGGTATTTACCCTCGGTGATCAATTCCAGGGCTTTTTCGGCGATCAGTTTTTCCACCGCCGGGGCGTTCGGTTCATAACCGAGTATGACAACAGCTTTCAGGCGTGACCGTTTGACATAACGATTAGGTCCGGCAATCCAGGCCGGATCAACCAGCGCTCTTGAATCCTTACTGCCCCAGTAGCAGTATGGTTCGCCGAGATCGAGCGGACATTCGTCACCAAGTTCCTTGAGATTGGTCCAGTCGGCCCGCCGGGTGACCACGTTTTCGCACTTACTCCTATCGAAAATTCTGGCATAGTGCGGGAATTTCTGAGCGACATCGGTTTTGAAATAGAATTTTCTCTCCGGGGCATCGGCAATGGCCTCGTTACCCCGATAGCGGACAAAGACCCAGTCATTAGATAGGAACCGAGCTTTGTCATCCTCGAGTAGTCGGACGAACAGGGAGCCGCGACTCATTCCTTTGGGTCCTATCAGGGCCAGGCCTTTTCCACCGAAATCAAGGCAGGCGGCCCGGACACCATGAACATCGAGTAATCGCTCGCTGGCCATTGCCACCATTCCCAGGGCCAGACTGCGAACCTGGCCATAGTAGCCGGTATTGAAAAGAATGGCCGTACGCATTTCGGGGCAGTAATAACCATACGAAGTGCGACCGGGAATGCCATCCACGGCATAGATAATACCGTGTGGTTCAACATCTGATTCCAGCGTAGCCGGGTACCAATTCTCGACCCAGAAATCATAAAGATGAGGGACATTGGTTCGCAACTGAATGATGATGCCGTTGATATTGGCATTCCATTCAAAATAGCGGTCAAACGGCAGATTGGCCTCGGCCTCTTGAACCAGAATGTCACGCTCTTCAATTGTAACGGCCGGATTGATTTCGATATTCCCCTGCGGGTGAGTCATAACATTTTGAAGGGCCACCCGTTTATATTTGGGCGATTCGGTAAGACGAGCCATAGCCTCGATAATCCGATCAGTCCCCGCCTCGATTTTATCCATCGAGGTGGCGTAGGACAGACGGATGTTATCATCGGAACCGAAGGCACTTCCCGGTACAACGGCCACCGAGGCTTCCTTGAGCAGGTAATAACTTAAACCGTAGGAGTTGCGGATTTTCATGCCCCCGAATTCAGTATTATAGTAGGACGAGGTATTAGGGAAGAGGTAGAAAGCGCCTTCCGGTTTATGGCATGATATATTGGGGATTCGATTAAGTTTGCTCATCATATAATTTCGCCGTGTCTGGAAT
This window harbors:
- a CDS encoding zinc ribbon domain-containing protein translates to MPTYQYKCTECGHEFEEFQAITDDPVTVCPECGGYTERIITGGAGFLLKGAGFYSTDYRSESYKKASEKEKGPVVKPSNTASTSSPSVTKKDD
- a CDS encoding phosphoenolpyruvate carboxykinase (ATP); translation: MSDSIYDVGLYARFARDLKRRLDNPGSNIQDTRLDDLRDPACQTGTQTRFGSWGWRSSVSSRIAEKTVYLGSEGVCEYHLSDNKKKIIAKAPEELDKVLHLVETLPIVRLRRQMGSNSEYNPKCNLYISTADLKNYRLAYMWGHTMGPVTKTPGPEFTLIHIPEEHQIRQQVLMLPDHNITLVLGSDYMGEDKKGFLRNGMHAAGALGMLGLHAGTKVVIIRDAKSGKLKRYGVFLFGLSATGKSTWSCHQLGLDWSKGERTLVCQDDICFLKNDGSAYGSEFNYFVKTDVDARLQESMYNALVHKSALYENVMIDADGKPDFLDENLCGNGRAVIMRKQLKIKRGHWPFALKDIWYPSLNLPPIEELDGLVFAFITRRNTIMTFAQRLSPIQAALAYLWGESSHSYASNPAKAGESVRTVGTDPFIVGSRAQKVNMFYKIIMELASNYPDKVAFYQYNTGGMGEIIEIQPDGGKKMVRKTERVPIDTMAAIQRGDLRGTNKYRESLFGTEVINSAEGVDLSKFNPEHYYSQDQINDYLRDLTDGRRKFTEKVAEEGLLPEIISAAEESYRIAPEKETKVYMSPVKKTATPPPAQKPEGKLTDWKPNSRLVRDRGWRYG
- the ndk gene encoding nucleoside-diphosphate kinase produces the protein MANTLGIIKPDGVRRKLIGKVIERIENSGLIIRGLKVLKLAGDQAEKFYAVHEGKPFYKSLVEFMTSGPIVVMVIGGHGAIEKWRELMGATDPARAKYNTIRREFGTSVEKNVVHGSDSEATAKTEVAFFFDNDEILAKGL
- a CDS encoding pyridoxal phosphate-dependent aminotransferase, with the protein product MISNRIGRLELSPTLRINAKAKAMTAEGIDVIDFSVGEPDFPTPADIKNAAKKAIDDNFTKYTANDGIPELKAAIRARLKEDHGLNYSGNEIIVSSGAKQCLYNLFMSILNRDEEVIIPAPYWVSYPQQVLMVKGKPVIVPTREENGFRLTPEELKANLNFNTKAIIINNPGNPTGSAYTREQLQEICEIAAAEGLLIVADEIYGKVIYDGYRFTSVASLSDKIKEKTVIIDGVSKSYSMTGWRIGYAAGPREIISAMSIVQSHTTSNANSIAQKAAVEALSGHQSEINRMVAEFQTRRNYMMSKLNRIPNISCHKPEGAFYLFPNTSSYYNTEFGGMKIRNSYGLSYYLLKEASVAVVPGSAFGSDDNIRLSYATSMDKIEAGTDRIIEAMARLTESPKYKRVALQNVMTHPQGNIEINPAVTIEERDILVQEAEANLPFDRYFEWNANINGIIIQLRTNVPHLYDFWVENWYPATLESDVEPHGIIYAVDGIPGRTSYGYYCPEMRTAILFNTGYYGQVRSLALGMVAMASERLLDVHGVRAACLDFGGKGLALIGPKGMSRGSLFVRLLEDDKARFLSNDWVFVRYRGNEAIADAPERKFYFKTDVAQKFPHYARIFDRSKCENVVTRRADWTNLKELGDECPLDLGEPYCYWGSKDSRALVDPAWIAGPNRYVKRSRLKAVVILGYEPNAPAVEKLIAEKALELITEGKYRTPSGAGMTPFKMQPFFNPYILGSSVDYEDLQRRNFHQLFRVTNAYKVNIAAIPPETLKGRLRELI